The following are encoded in a window of Arthrobacter sp. NicSoilB4 genomic DNA:
- a CDS encoding SDR family NAD(P)-dependent oxidoreductase has protein sequence MTARTIVITGASDGIGASAARTLSKQGERVVVVGRSAEKTERIAKEIGADYFVSDFAELAQVRQLAAQLKEKYPRIDVLANNAGGIMGQRELTVDGHEKTFQINHLAPFLLTTELMDVLTASRATVINTSSAANSLYGKLDLNDLETANKYSANLAYGNAKLENILFTAELNHRYQAAGITTAAFHPGVVATNFAADTTSPFRFLYRSFLSRFMLSPEQGADTLVWLATATPGQDWISGAYYAKRALAKANKQAYDAELARELWERSAAMVTRDVDKLDSPA, from the coding sequence ATGACTGCACGGACCATTGTCATCACCGGCGCCAGCGACGGCATCGGTGCGTCCGCCGCGCGGACCCTGAGCAAACAGGGGGAGCGGGTGGTCGTCGTCGGGCGCTCCGCGGAGAAGACGGAGCGGATCGCCAAGGAGATCGGTGCGGACTACTTCGTCAGCGACTTCGCGGAACTGGCACAGGTGCGCCAACTCGCCGCTCAGCTGAAGGAAAAGTACCCGCGGATCGACGTCCTGGCCAACAACGCCGGCGGCATCATGGGCCAGCGCGAGCTCACCGTGGACGGCCACGAAAAGACCTTCCAGATCAACCACCTGGCCCCGTTCCTGCTCACCACCGAGCTGATGGACGTGCTCACGGCCAGCCGGGCCACCGTCATCAACACCTCCAGCGCAGCGAACTCGCTCTACGGCAAGCTGGACCTCAACGACCTCGAGACGGCCAACAAGTATTCCGCGAACCTCGCCTACGGCAATGCCAAACTCGAGAACATCCTCTTCACTGCCGAGCTGAACCACCGCTACCAGGCGGCCGGCATCACCACGGCGGCCTTCCACCCCGGCGTGGTGGCCACGAACTTTGCCGCGGACACCACCAGCCCGTTCAGGTTCCTGTACCGGAGCTTCCTCAGCCGGTTCATGCTGAGTCCCGAACAGGGCGCGGACACGCTGGTGTGGCTCGCCACGGCCACGCCCGGGCAGGACTGGATCTCCGGCGCCTACTACGCCAAGCGGGCGCTGGCGAAGGCCAACAAGCAGGCATACGACGCCGAGCTGGCACGGGAGCTGTGGGAGCGCAGCGCGGCCATGGTCACGAGGGACGTCGACAAGCTCGACTCCCCGGCTTAA
- a CDS encoding bifunctional diguanylate cyclase/phosphodiesterase: MESGLAQLLLEHSPDPLLLLDPDGSISFLNAAAEELFGYSRSQLLGADSSLLLAEDSREPFHGVLAGLGASAPRSGQPFAGSGRRADGTELPVEITCSLLPSNAGSGAAARSVALAVRGAGHRRAASSGTGQFGTGQSDAGAFAGTAARTGAAADAATHRRRTAAAASTAVPAAFAGHDDQVRAGVLRDPLTSLPNGTLFNERLAAALRRPDPVDVLLLNVDDFKNLNDMLGRSSADELLVEVASRLRNCVRPHDTVARLGGDEFVVLLTECLNADAVAKRIAESLYEPLRVGGSLVRPGVSMGLASRTSGTLDGAELMRQADAAMTAAKTGGKNAWLRFRPEMLNTVTAKADGQAGLRQAVELGQISVHYQPVVSPGLGAVVQFEAFARWERHGRLVPPNQFLPVAEQSGLIREIGDEVMRRACAEIRPWLAGDDAYSVAVNVSGLQFQNRDFATDVLSIVASTGVDPRQLMLELTESVFFESDSDVLRQLRQLREAGVRIAMDDFGTGYAALGRLKELPLDKVKIDRSFVAMIKTGQEQLPFFGTMINAAHALGLKVTAEGIETPAQARYLMDRGCDSLQGYLFAKPAPASDLAGTMESALTAIDKVDAGR; encoded by the coding sequence ATGGAATCTGGACTCGCACAACTACTGCTGGAGCACAGCCCGGACCCGCTGCTGCTGCTGGATCCGGACGGGTCCATCTCGTTCCTGAACGCAGCCGCTGAGGAGCTCTTCGGTTACTCCCGGTCGCAGCTGCTGGGCGCCGATTCGTCCCTGCTCCTGGCCGAGGACTCCCGCGAACCATTCCATGGAGTCCTAGCCGGTCTGGGCGCCTCGGCACCGCGCTCCGGCCAGCCCTTCGCCGGCTCCGGACGCCGCGCCGACGGCACCGAACTCCCCGTCGAGATCACCTGCTCGCTGCTGCCGTCCAACGCCGGTTCGGGCGCGGCCGCCCGGTCCGTCGCGCTTGCCGTCCGCGGGGCGGGCCACCGTCGCGCTGCGTCGTCCGGCACCGGCCAATTCGGCACCGGCCAGTCCGACGCCGGAGCTTTCGCCGGCACTGCCGCGCGCACGGGTGCCGCGGCGGACGCCGCAACGCACCGCCGTCGTACTGCTGCTGCTGCGTCTACGGCCGTTCCCGCAGCCTTCGCCGGACACGACGACCAGGTGCGGGCCGGGGTGCTGCGGGACCCCCTGACTTCGCTGCCCAACGGCACGCTCTTCAACGAGCGGCTGGCCGCGGCGCTGCGGCGGCCGGACCCGGTGGACGTGCTGCTGCTGAACGTGGATGACTTCAAGAACCTCAACGACATGCTGGGCCGCTCCTCCGCGGACGAACTTCTAGTGGAGGTCGCCAGCCGGCTCCGCAACTGCGTCCGGCCGCACGACACTGTGGCCCGGCTGGGCGGCGACGAATTTGTTGTGCTCCTGACGGAATGCCTCAACGCGGACGCGGTGGCCAAGCGGATCGCCGAGTCGCTGTACGAGCCGCTGCGGGTGGGCGGCTCCCTGGTCCGGCCGGGCGTGAGCATGGGCCTGGCCTCCCGGACCTCCGGGACGCTCGACGGCGCGGAGCTAATGCGGCAGGCCGATGCAGCCATGACAGCGGCGAAAACCGGGGGCAAGAACGCCTGGCTACGGTTCCGGCCGGAGATGCTGAACACGGTCACCGCCAAGGCGGACGGCCAGGCCGGGCTGCGGCAGGCCGTGGAGCTGGGACAGATCTCGGTGCACTACCAGCCGGTGGTGTCCCCCGGGCTTGGCGCGGTGGTGCAGTTCGAGGCGTTTGCGCGCTGGGAGCGGCATGGCCGGCTGGTCCCGCCCAACCAGTTCCTGCCCGTGGCCGAGCAGAGCGGCCTGATCCGCGAGATCGGCGACGAGGTCATGCGCCGGGCATGCGCGGAGATCCGGCCCTGGCTGGCCGGCGACGACGCGTACAGCGTCGCGGTGAACGTCTCAGGCCTGCAGTTCCAGAACCGCGACTTCGCCACGGACGTGCTGTCGATTGTTGCCTCCACCGGGGTGGATCCGCGCCAGCTTATGCTCGAACTGACCGAGAGTGTGTTCTTCGAGTCGGACTCGGACGTGCTGCGCCAGCTGCGCCAGCTGCGGGAGGCCGGCGTGCGGATCGCGATGGACGACTTCGGCACCGGGTACGCCGCACTGGGCCGGCTCAAGGAATTGCCGCTGGATAAGGTCAAGATCGACCGCTCCTTCGTGGCGATGATCAAGACCGGCCAGGAACAGCTGCCGTTCTTCGGGACCATGATCAACGCCGCGCACGCCCTGGGCCTGAAGGTGACGGCCGAGGGCATCGAGACGCCAGCCCAGGCCCGGTACCTGATGGACCGCGGCTGCGACTCCCTGCAGGGCTACCTGTTCGCCAAGCCGGCCCCGGCCAGCGACCTGGCCGGGACGATGGAGAGCGCACTGACGGCGATCGACAAGGTCGACGCCGGGCGGTAA
- a CDS encoding EAL domain-containing protein, with translation MGTGIEESLLEQGPDAYLLLTADGTIAFVNAAAERLFGYPREQLLGVGHNILLSEDERGGFLRVFGRLGRGSDAGRRPFAAAGRRRDGSELPLEITCSLVTVDAGTAMAVAVRDGSHREDTDSGRRLAVSLLDATLETTADGIVVVSNEGLITGVNDQYLKLWGMPPELIAAEDPTALVTFIAQQLLDPDDFLQKVTELHADRGKQSHDVLEFIDGRTVELYSRPQKVADEIVGRIWNFRDITTRQRAQDQARRAMDELAEQTDKLKELAFQDPLTGLANRMLFNERAAAALLTPGPVHVLLLDLDDFKEVNDVLGHHAGDEMLVEVSRRLQKCVGPHGTVARLGGDEFVVLLVDCNDSDTVAQRIVATLNAPVSIEGTLMRPGLSLGVASRGPGTMTSSELLRQADLAMYAAKEAGKNCYVHFRPEMLAALLERTQLTAGLRRAVELGQINVHYQPVVSSEQLEVVQFEALARWQWEGRLMPPDQFIQTAERSGLIRDIGAEVLRRSCTELQPWLAEDPRRTLAVNVSGVQLQHPDFAERVLDIAAWSGVDPHQLVLEVTESVFFDAQCHVITQLVTLRGAGVRVALDDFGTGYSSLGRLQELPVDIVKIDKSFVSMLRTGTEKLPILTSMIHMALSLGLKVTAEGIETPEQARYLMDHGCDALQGFLFSRPEPEARRELGIRNSLAAIAALESVPLPA, from the coding sequence GTGGGAACTGGGATTGAAGAGAGCCTGCTCGAGCAGGGCCCCGATGCTTATCTGCTGCTAACCGCGGACGGAACCATCGCGTTCGTGAACGCGGCCGCGGAGCGCCTCTTCGGCTATCCGCGCGAACAGCTGCTCGGCGTCGGGCACAACATCCTGCTCTCCGAGGACGAGCGCGGCGGGTTCCTGCGGGTCTTCGGCCGGCTGGGCCGGGGCAGCGACGCCGGCCGGCGCCCGTTCGCGGCGGCAGGCCGGCGTCGTGATGGCAGCGAACTGCCGCTGGAGATCACCTGCTCGCTGGTAACCGTCGACGCCGGAACGGCCATGGCGGTTGCCGTCCGTGACGGCAGCCACCGGGAGGACACCGACTCGGGCCGCCGTCTGGCGGTCTCGCTGCTCGATGCGACGCTGGAAACCACCGCCGACGGGATCGTGGTGGTCTCCAATGAAGGGCTGATTACCGGGGTCAATGACCAGTACCTGAAGTTGTGGGGCATGCCGCCGGAGCTGATCGCGGCAGAGGACCCGACGGCGCTGGTCACCTTCATCGCCCAGCAGCTCCTCGATCCGGACGACTTCCTGCAGAAGGTCACGGAGCTGCACGCCGACAGGGGCAAACAAAGCCACGATGTGCTGGAGTTCATCGATGGCCGCACCGTGGAGCTGTACTCCCGGCCGCAGAAGGTCGCCGACGAGATCGTGGGGCGGATCTGGAACTTCCGCGACATCACCACGCGGCAGCGCGCCCAGGACCAGGCCCGCCGCGCCATGGATGAACTCGCCGAGCAGACCGACAAGCTGAAGGAACTTGCCTTCCAGGACCCCTTGACGGGGCTGGCCAACCGGATGCTCTTCAACGAACGCGCCGCCGCCGCGCTGCTGACCCCCGGGCCCGTGCACGTGCTGCTGCTGGACCTGGATGACTTCAAGGAGGTCAACGATGTCCTGGGCCACCATGCCGGGGACGAGATGCTGGTGGAGGTCTCGCGGCGGCTGCAGAAATGCGTGGGGCCGCACGGCACCGTGGCGCGGCTCGGCGGGGACGAATTCGTGGTGCTGCTGGTGGACTGCAATGACTCCGACACGGTGGCCCAGCGGATCGTTGCCACGCTGAACGCGCCGGTATCCATCGAGGGAACCCTTATGCGGCCGGGCCTGAGCCTGGGCGTGGCCTCGCGGGGTCCCGGGACCATGACGTCCTCCGAGCTGCTGCGGCAGGCGGACCTGGCGATGTATGCGGCCAAGGAAGCGGGCAAGAACTGCTACGTGCACTTCCGGCCGGAGATGCTCGCCGCGCTGCTGGAGCGCACCCAGCTGACCGCCGGGCTGCGGCGTGCCGTGGAACTGGGGCAGATCAATGTGCACTACCAGCCGGTGGTGTCCTCCGAGCAGCTGGAAGTAGTGCAGTTCGAGGCACTGGCCCGCTGGCAGTGGGAGGGGCGGCTGATGCCCCCGGACCAGTTCATACAGACCGCGGAACGCAGCGGCCTGATCCGGGACATCGGGGCGGAAGTGCTGCGGCGCAGCTGCACCGAGCTGCAGCCCTGGCTCGCGGAGGACCCGCGCCGGACCTTGGCCGTGAACGTCTCCGGCGTGCAGCTGCAGCATCCGGACTTCGCCGAACGGGTCCTGGACATCGCGGCGTGGAGCGGCGTGGACCCGCACCAGCTGGTCCTGGAGGTCACGGAGAGCGTCTTCTTCGACGCCCAGTGCCACGTCATCACCCAGTTGGTGACCCTGCGCGGGGCCGGAGTCCGGGTGGCCCTGGACGACTTCGGCACCGGCTACTCCTCGCTGGGCCGGCTGCAGGAGCTCCCTGTGGACATCGTGAAGATCGACAAGTCGTTCGTCTCCATGCTGCGCACCGGGACGGAAAAGCTGCCCATCCTGACGTCGATGATCCACATGGCTCTCAGCCTCGGGCTGAAGGTCACCGCCGAGGGCATCGAAACCCCGGAGCAGGCCCGCTACCTGATGGATCACGGCTGCGACGCCCTGCAGGGCTTCCTGTTTTCCCGACCCGAGCCCGAAGCCCGGCGCGAGCTCGGCATCCGCAACTCCCTCGCCGCCATCGCGGCACTGGAAAGCGTCCCGCTACCCGCGTAG
- a CDS encoding EAL domain-containing protein yields MTASSYPVPGVEAVLESSPDALLVVTEDGTIIRVNAATERMFGYSRDELLGRDHRMLLAEGFRSGLQRIFFALRKDADAGPVTPAAAPTFPSFPPVEAYGVRRDGTEFQGEVACSLLAQGSDDVPATMAVAVRDTSHRLAADAGLREAMSLLSATLESTADGILVVAGDGRIAGVNNQFITMWGIPRELLATQDDEAVMGFVLDQLVDPAQFVEKVTALYAAPTAESHDVLDFRDGRTFERYSRPQKVAEKVVGRVWSFRDVTPARIAQDRITQAMADLAEQAAQLKALAFQDPLTGLANRQLFNDRLAAALPGADGAAVDVLLLDLDDFKEVNDILGHHAGDQMLIEVGRRLRECVRPNDVVARLGGDEFVVLLVGSPDAEAVAGRIVDSLRVPLWIDGTMLRPSLSLGLTSLNDDAVDASELLRRADVAMYAAKTAGKNRYLPFRPEMMKSLVERTELEAGLRVAVDAGQIAVHYQPIVSSRLGVVVKVEALARWERDGETVPPQQFIPTAERSGLIVEIGTEVLLKGCTELKPWLVEDPSRSLAVNVSGVQLQHGDFAELVLAVTESCGVDPRQLVVEVTESVFFDDDCHVIQQLMALRKAGVKVALDDFGTGYSSLGRLQDLPVDTLKIDRSFISMIHTGEENLPILSCMISMAHGLGLTVTAEGVETAAQAQYLMNLDCDSLQGFLFSGPEAVPALASAIARSAGAFAALRGDRVAGLR; encoded by the coding sequence GTGACGGCTTCCTCGTACCCTGTACCCGGCGTCGAGGCGGTGCTGGAGTCCAGCCCCGACGCCCTCCTGGTGGTCACCGAGGACGGCACCATCATCCGCGTCAACGCCGCCACGGAACGTATGTTCGGCTACTCCCGCGACGAGCTCCTGGGCCGTGACCACCGGATGCTCCTCGCCGAAGGCTTTCGCAGCGGCCTCCAGCGGATCTTCTTCGCGCTCCGCAAGGACGCCGACGCCGGCCCGGTCACCCCCGCCGCAGCCCCCACGTTCCCCAGCTTCCCGCCGGTCGAGGCCTACGGTGTCCGCCGCGACGGCACCGAGTTCCAGGGCGAAGTGGCCTGCTCGCTGCTGGCCCAGGGCAGCGACGACGTCCCCGCCACCATGGCCGTCGCCGTCCGCGACACGTCCCACCGGCTGGCCGCGGACGCAGGACTCCGCGAAGCCATGTCCCTGCTGAGCGCCACGCTGGAATCCACGGCGGACGGCATCCTCGTCGTCGCAGGCGACGGCCGGATCGCCGGCGTCAACAACCAGTTCATCACCATGTGGGGCATCCCGCGGGAGCTCCTGGCCACCCAGGACGACGAGGCCGTGATGGGCTTCGTCCTGGACCAGCTCGTGGATCCGGCGCAGTTCGTCGAGAAGGTCACCGCGCTCTACGCCGCTCCTACCGCGGAAAGCCACGACGTCCTGGACTTCCGCGACGGCCGGACCTTCGAACGCTACTCCCGCCCCCAGAAGGTCGCGGAAAAAGTGGTGGGGCGCGTGTGGAGTTTCCGGGACGTCACCCCTGCCCGGATCGCCCAGGACCGGATCACCCAGGCCATGGCCGACCTCGCAGAGCAGGCCGCCCAGCTCAAGGCCCTCGCGTTCCAGGACCCGCTGACCGGACTGGCCAACCGCCAGCTCTTCAACGACCGGCTCGCGGCCGCGCTGCCCGGGGCGGACGGTGCCGCCGTCGACGTCCTGCTCCTGGACCTGGACGATTTCAAGGAAGTCAACGACATCCTGGGCCACCACGCCGGCGACCAGATGCTGATCGAGGTGGGCCGGCGGCTGCGCGAGTGCGTCCGCCCGAACGACGTTGTAGCACGCCTGGGCGGTGACGAATTCGTGGTTTTGCTGGTCGGCTCGCCGGACGCCGAGGCGGTGGCGGGGAGGATCGTCGACTCGCTGCGCGTCCCGCTCTGGATCGACGGCACCATGCTGCGCCCCAGCCTGAGCCTGGGCCTGACGTCCCTCAACGACGACGCTGTGGACGCCTCCGAACTGCTGCGCCGCGCCGACGTCGCGATGTACGCGGCGAAAACTGCCGGGAAGAACCGGTACCTGCCGTTCCGGCCGGAGATGATGAAGTCACTCGTGGAGCGCACCGAGCTTGAGGCGGGGCTGCGCGTGGCCGTGGACGCCGGCCAGATCGCTGTGCACTACCAGCCGATCGTCTCGTCGAGGCTCGGCGTCGTCGTTAAAGTGGAGGCACTGGCCCGCTGGGAGCGCGACGGCGAAACCGTCCCGCCGCAGCAGTTCATCCCGACGGCGGAGCGCAGCGGCCTGATAGTCGAGATCGGCACCGAGGTCCTGCTGAAGGGCTGCACCGAGCTGAAGCCCTGGCTCGTGGAAGACCCCTCCCGGTCCCTCGCTGTCAACGTCTCAGGGGTCCAGCTGCAGCACGGTGACTTCGCCGAGCTGGTCCTGGCCGTCACCGAGTCCTGTGGGGTGGATCCGCGGCAGCTGGTGGTGGAGGTCACCGAGAGTGTGTTCTTCGACGACGACTGCCACGTGATCCAGCAGCTCATGGCGCTCCGAAAGGCCGGCGTGAAGGTGGCCCTGGATGACTTCGGCACCGGCTACTCCTCGCTGGGCCGGCTCCAGGACCTGCCCGTGGACACGCTGAAAATCGATCGGTCCTTCATCTCCATGATCCACACCGGCGAGGAGAACCTGCCGATCCTCAGCTGCATGATCAGCATGGCCCACGGCCTGGGACTGACCGTCACGGCGGAGGGCGTGGAAACGGCAGCGCAGGCCCAATACCTGATGAACCTGGACTGCGACTCGCTGCAGGGATTTCTGTTTTCCGGCCCGGAAGCCGTGCCGGCCCTGGCGTCCGCGATCGCCCGGTCCGCCGGGGCATTCGCCGCCCTCCGGGGAGATCGGGTCGCCGGACTCCGCTGA
- a CDS encoding glycosyltransferase family 1 protein, whose product MRIAIVAESFLPLMNGVTHSILRVLEHLQGRGDEVLVIAPSTLDTEAPTEVYGAHVHRLPSVPLAGYANVRVALGGVYRVKRILADYAPDVVHLASPFVLGWRAAQAAHQLGIPAVAVYQTEVPGYAGRYGVPFLENWAWNRVENIHLLASRTLVPSSFALNQLRGRGIPRVEMWRRGVNTQRFSPDKRDAGWRGTVAPAGERIIGYVGRLAVEKQVQDLAVLADVPGTRLVIVGDGPQRPALEAALPDAVFTGFLGGGELARAVASFDLFVHPGEFETFCQTIQEAMASGVPVVATGRGGPLDLVENSRTGWLYEPGDLAALRSRVADLMGDDAKRRAFAAAAHASVQGRTWSALGAELVEHYNAVLAAHSPRPSSTTSATPQGVTL is encoded by the coding sequence GTGAGGATCGCAATTGTTGCTGAGTCATTCCTGCCGCTGATGAACGGGGTAACCCACTCAATCCTGCGGGTCCTGGAGCATCTGCAGGGGCGCGGGGACGAGGTGCTGGTTATCGCGCCGTCTACGCTGGACACGGAAGCCCCCACGGAGGTCTACGGGGCGCATGTCCACCGGCTGCCCTCGGTTCCGCTGGCCGGCTACGCGAACGTCCGGGTGGCGCTGGGCGGTGTCTATCGGGTCAAGCGAATCCTTGCCGACTATGCACCGGACGTGGTCCACTTGGCGTCCCCGTTCGTGCTCGGCTGGCGCGCGGCGCAGGCCGCCCACCAGCTGGGGATCCCCGCCGTCGCCGTTTACCAGACCGAGGTCCCGGGCTACGCCGGGCGGTACGGAGTCCCCTTCCTGGAGAACTGGGCCTGGAACCGGGTGGAGAACATCCACCTGCTGGCCTCCCGGACCCTCGTCCCGTCCAGCTTCGCGCTCAACCAGCTCCGCGGCCGCGGCATTCCGCGGGTCGAGATGTGGCGGCGCGGCGTGAACACACAGCGGTTCTCCCCGGACAAGCGCGACGCCGGATGGCGGGGCACCGTCGCCCCGGCCGGCGAGCGCATCATCGGCTACGTGGGCCGGCTCGCCGTCGAAAAACAGGTGCAGGACCTCGCCGTGCTGGCCGATGTCCCCGGCACGCGGCTGGTGATTGTGGGCGACGGACCCCAGCGGCCGGCCCTCGAGGCCGCCTTGCCGGACGCGGTTTTCACCGGGTTCCTCGGGGGCGGGGAGCTGGCCCGTGCGGTGGCGTCCTTCGACCTCTTCGTGCACCCCGGCGAGTTCGAGACCTTCTGCCAGACCATCCAGGAGGCCATGGCCTCGGGTGTGCCGGTGGTCGCCACGGGCCGCGGCGGCCCGCTGGACCTCGTCGAAAACTCCCGCACCGGCTGGCTGTACGAGCCGGGCGACCTTGCCGCGCTGCGGTCCCGAGTGGCGGACCTGATGGGCGACGACGCCAAGCGCCGCGCGTTCGCAGCGGCGGCCCACGCGTCGGTCCAGGGGCGCACGTGGTCCGCGCTCGGCGCCGAGCTGGTGGAGCACTACAACGCGGTCCTCGCAGCCCACAGCCCACGTCCAAGCAGTACAACCAGCGCTACCCCTCAAGGAGTCACCCTGTGA
- a CDS encoding UDP-glucose/GDP-mannose dehydrogenase family protein: MKISVIGCGYLGAVHAATLASMGHTVVGIEVDAAKAGQLGRGTAPFFEPGLDELLRDGIATRRLSFSTDFADAAGAQLHFLCVGTPQSKTSDGADLRYLVAATEALLPHLAAGSAVVGKSTVPVGTVDMLRGVLSPRPDVLLGWNPEFLRQGTAVKDSLVPDRLVYGVPEDSAQEDGATGSGNRDASPAPTGTPKTGAAITAALDAVYAPLLAAGIPRLVCNFATAELIKSASNAYLATKLSFINAMAELCDATGADVKMLGAAMGLDPRIGGRYLHAGLGFGGGCLPKDIRSLRVQAAGLGVDSVDQWMDVVDSINRDQRSRTVGLARELCGGQLSGRRVTVLGAAFKPDTDDIRDSPALDVALQLAAAGAHVTVTDPAAINNAWLRYAQLRFEPSTAQALDGAELVLLLTEWDEYATLSPADAGARVRRRTLLDARNVLDASVWEAEGWTVRGLGRGRAAGTTAAKPGRTAATTPTPSATQLSAAGHRTG, encoded by the coding sequence GTGAAAATTTCCGTTATCGGCTGCGGCTACCTCGGAGCCGTGCACGCCGCAACCCTCGCGTCGATGGGCCACACCGTGGTGGGGATCGAAGTCGACGCCGCCAAGGCGGGGCAGCTGGGCCGGGGCACGGCACCGTTCTTCGAGCCGGGGCTGGACGAACTCCTGCGCGACGGCATCGCCACACGCCGGCTCAGCTTCTCCACGGACTTCGCCGACGCCGCCGGAGCCCAGCTGCACTTCCTCTGCGTGGGCACGCCACAGTCCAAGACCTCCGACGGCGCCGACCTCCGCTACCTCGTCGCCGCGACGGAGGCGCTGCTCCCGCACCTGGCCGCAGGGTCCGCCGTCGTGGGCAAGTCCACTGTCCCGGTCGGAACGGTGGACATGCTCCGCGGTGTGTTGTCCCCTCGGCCGGACGTGCTTCTGGGCTGGAACCCGGAATTCCTGCGCCAGGGCACCGCGGTCAAGGACTCGCTGGTCCCGGACCGCCTGGTCTACGGCGTCCCGGAGGACAGCGCCCAGGAGGACGGCGCCACCGGAAGCGGCAACCGCGACGCCAGCCCTGCCCCCACCGGGACCCCGAAGACCGGCGCAGCCATCACCGCAGCTCTCGACGCCGTCTACGCTCCCCTGCTCGCGGCCGGAATCCCGCGGCTGGTCTGCAACTTCGCTACGGCGGAACTGATCAAGTCAGCGTCGAACGCGTACCTCGCCACGAAGCTCAGCTTTATCAACGCCATGGCCGAGCTCTGCGACGCCACGGGCGCCGACGTGAAAATGCTCGGCGCGGCCATGGGGCTGGATCCGCGCATCGGCGGCCGGTACCTCCACGCCGGCCTGGGGTTCGGCGGCGGCTGCCTGCCCAAGGACATCCGCTCGCTCCGGGTCCAGGCGGCGGGCCTGGGCGTGGACTCGGTGGACCAGTGGATGGACGTGGTGGATTCCATCAACCGGGACCAGCGTTCCCGCACGGTCGGGCTCGCCCGGGAACTGTGCGGCGGCCAGCTCAGCGGACGCCGCGTCACGGTGCTCGGCGCGGCCTTCAAACCGGACACGGACGACATCCGCGACTCCCCTGCCCTGGACGTCGCCCTCCAGCTGGCGGCGGCCGGCGCCCACGTCACCGTCACAGACCCGGCCGCGATCAACAACGCGTGGCTCCGCTACGCGCAGCTGCGCTTCGAGCCGTCCACGGCCCAGGCGCTGGACGGGGCGGAGCTTGTGCTGCTGCTGACCGAGTGGGACGAATACGCCACGCTCTCGCCCGCCGACGCCGGGGCGCGCGTACGACGCCGGACCCTCCTGGACGCCCGGAACGTCCTCGACGCTTCCGTCTGGGAGGCGGAGGGCTGGACGGTCCGCGGGCTGGGCCGGGGCCGGGCGGCGGGCACCACCGCGGCCAAGCCGGGCCGCACCGCCGCAACCACACCCACTCCCAGCGCTACCCAACTGAGCGCCGCCGGACACCGGACCGGGTGA